One window of the Prionailurus viverrinus isolate Anna unplaced genomic scaffold, UM_Priviv_1.0 scaffold_50, whole genome shotgun sequence genome contains the following:
- the LOC125159437 gene encoding late cornified envelope protein 3D-like, with protein sequence MSCQQSQQQCQPPSTCPPSPKCPPKSPAQCLPPASSSCAPGSGGSCGPSSGGDCCLSHRRRHGSHGCRRHSSSSCDGGSALQSGGSGCGHGSVGGC encoded by the coding sequence ATGTCTTGCCAGCAGAGCCAGCAGCAGTGCCAGCCTCCTTCCACGTGCCCCCCATCGCCCAAGTGCCCCCCGAAGAGCCCAGCACAATGCttgcccccagcctcctccagctGTGCTCCAGGCTCCGGGGGCAGCTGTGGCCCCAGCTCTGGGGGTGACTGCTGCCTGAGCCACCGCAGGCGCCACGGATCCCATGGATGCCGGCGCCACAGCTCCAGCTCCTGTGATGGTGGCAGTGCGCTGCAGTCCGGGGGCTCTGGGTGTGGCCATGGCTCTGTGGGTGGTTGCTGA